In Blastopirellula sp. J2-11, a single genomic region encodes these proteins:
- a CDS encoding thiamine-phosphate kinase — protein sequence MEPEFIQRLRKSLDTHDRLRIGLGDDAAILDWRDRDDLVVTTDLISDEIDFRLAEVDPRRVGRKALAVNLSDLAAMGAEPLAVVVSLLLPRTPPRGTMLELAIQLYDGMLPLVEQFNCILAGGDTNSWSGPLAINVTAFGSCGDQAPLLRRGAAPGDVILVTGELGGSILGRHFDFTPRIHEARQLTRLGLAQVGMDISDGLLLDLSRLLKESEVAGVVDLTSIPISNAAHRLSATSGKTPLEHALADGEDFELLLTASPENAQQIVADGLLGTPVTAIGKIVAGAGMWADHVSGKKLEPQGYLHQ from the coding sequence ATGGAACCAGAATTCATCCAACGCCTGCGAAAGTCGCTCGACACGCACGATCGGCTGCGCATCGGGTTGGGGGATGACGCGGCGATCTTGGACTGGCGAGATCGCGATGATTTGGTGGTGACCACCGACTTGATTTCGGATGAAATCGATTTTCGCTTGGCCGAAGTCGATCCGCGACGCGTGGGGCGCAAAGCGCTCGCGGTCAATCTCAGCGATCTGGCCGCGATGGGAGCGGAGCCGTTAGCCGTCGTCGTTTCGTTGCTGCTGCCGCGCACTCCGCCCCGTGGAACCATGCTTGAGTTAGCGATCCAACTGTATGATGGAATGCTGCCGCTGGTTGAGCAGTTCAACTGCATCCTGGCCGGCGGAGACACCAATAGTTGGAGCGGTCCGTTGGCGATCAACGTGACGGCGTTTGGTTCGTGCGGCGATCAGGCTCCGCTGCTGCGCCGTGGCGCAGCGCCCGGCGATGTGATCTTGGTGACCGGCGAGCTGGGCGGCAGTATCCTGGGGCGTCACTTTGATTTCACGCCGCGAATCCACGAAGCGCGGCAGCTGACGCGACTGGGACTGGCGCAAGTCGGAATGGATATCAGCGACGGGCTGCTGCTCGATCTGTCGCGATTGCTGAAAGAGAGCGAAGTCGCCGGCGTTGTGGATTTGACATCGATACCAATTTCGAACGCAGCGCATCGTCTGTCTGCAACAAGCGGCAAGACGCCGCTGGAACATGCGCTGGCGGATGGGGAAGATTTTGAGCTATTGTTGACCGCTTCGCCCGAGAACGCGCAACAGATTGTCGCCGATGGTTTGCTCGGCACGCCGGTGACCGCCATCGGCAAGATCGTTGCCGGCGCAGGCATGTGGGCCGATCATGTCAGTGGAAAAAAACTGGAGCCGCAAGGATATTTGCACCAATGA
- a CDS encoding Ppx/GppA phosphatase family protein → MKRRRMKNIVDTPPDLQLSPGDKLAAIDIGSNSLRLVVAQVTPGPDYRVLDEERQSTRLARSVSSTGRLDEDSIEESIAALRRFKKIASGFEVKTIRTIATCAVREAENGDDFCARTLRDVELDIDVISSEQEAQLAFLSVARAFDISDRNVAVADIGGGSTEIILASAGHVEEIIATQLGAVRMTELYAPQNSLFQSAEDYHRMTEEIDRELKKTVRKRPFVPQVMYGTGGTFTTLAAMQMAQKGEVGQPEWGYRITHADVSHMLDMLKKMNVKQRRGVAGLSADRADIIVAGLIIIDRIMARLDVNILHVHDRGIRDGLIISMIDPTDDARVSEEDSKQEMEFFAKSCGVDMPHTLHVAHLAVELYQQLAEPLNLSPADARLIYASAVLQDAGYLINYEKHHKHSYNLILNSQLPGFSRHELELIANVARYHRGSAPKKKHRNFTRLSSEDQDRVRALASILRLAGALDRSHSQHVQSVRAEKTPTQVKLLLASQGDSEVDLWAARSRAEFFEKVFNLEVVVCVGKPASTSASAGAPTS, encoded by the coding sequence ATGAAACGCCGCCGCATGAAGAATATCGTCGACACGCCTCCCGATCTTCAGCTCTCGCCTGGCGACAAACTTGCCGCCATCGATATCGGCTCGAATAGCTTGCGTTTGGTGGTTGCTCAAGTGACGCCTGGCCCCGATTATCGAGTATTGGACGAAGAACGACAGTCGACTCGCTTGGCGCGCAGCGTCAGCTCTACAGGTCGCTTGGACGAAGACTCGATCGAAGAGTCGATTGCGGCGCTGCGCCGCTTTAAGAAAATCGCGTCAGGTTTTGAAGTCAAAACGATTCGTACGATCGCAACTTGTGCGGTGCGCGAAGCGGAAAACGGCGACGATTTTTGCGCGCGGACGCTGCGCGACGTCGAGCTCGATATTGACGTGATCTCGTCCGAGCAAGAAGCGCAACTCGCCTTTTTGAGCGTCGCCAGGGCGTTTGATATCTCTGATCGCAACGTCGCCGTCGCCGATATCGGTGGGGGCAGCACCGAGATTATCCTCGCTTCCGCTGGGCACGTCGAAGAAATTATCGCGACGCAGTTGGGCGCGGTGCGCATGACGGAGTTATACGCTCCGCAAAACTCGCTGTTCCAAAGTGCGGAAGACTACCACCGCATGACCGAAGAAATCGATCGCGAATTAAAAAAGACGGTTCGCAAAAGGCCGTTCGTTCCGCAAGTGATGTACGGCACCGGCGGGACGTTTACGACCCTCGCCGCGATGCAAATGGCGCAAAAGGGAGAAGTCGGTCAGCCCGAATGGGGCTATCGCATCACGCATGCCGACGTCAGCCATATGCTCGACATGCTCAAAAAAATGAATGTGAAACAGCGCCGCGGAGTCGCCGGGCTAAGCGCCGATCGCGCCGATATCATCGTCGCCGGTTTGATCATTATTGATCGCATCATGGCCCGACTGGATGTCAACATCCTGCATGTGCATGATCGCGGCATTCGCGACGGGCTCATCATCTCGATGATCGATCCGACCGATGACGCGCGGGTCTCCGAAGAAGACTCAAAGCAAGAGATGGAGTTTTTCGCCAAGAGCTGCGGCGTCGATATGCCGCATACGCTGCATGTCGCCCATTTGGCGGTCGAGCTCTATCAGCAATTGGCCGAACCGCTAAATCTATCGCCGGCCGACGCGCGGTTGATCTATGCGTCGGCGGTGCTGCAAGACGCCGGCTATCTGATCAACTATGAGAAACACCACAAGCATAGCTACAACCTGATTCTTAACAGCCAGCTGCCTGGCTTCTCGCGTCACGAACTGGAGCTGATCGCCAACGTGGCGCGCTATCATCGCGGCTCGGCCCCCAAGAAAAAGCATCGGAACTTCACTCGGTTGTCGAGTGAAGATCAAGATCGCGTCCGCGCATTGGCTTCGATCTTGCGATTAGCCGGCGCGTTAGATCGCAGTCACAGTCAGCATGTGCAATCGGTTCGAGCCGAGAAAACGCCGACCCAAGTCAAATTGCTGTTGGCCTCCCAAGGGGATTCGGAAGTCGACCTCTGGGCTGCTCGCAGTCGGGCCGAGTTCTTTGAAAAGGTCTTCAATTTAGAAGTCGTCGTTTGCGTCGGAAAGCCGGCTTCGACGAGCGCAAGTGCGGGAGCGCCCACAAGTTGA
- a CDS encoding DUF1549 domain-containing protein, whose translation MNARTLLVAFFCCLTLAVQTPINADDISKEQAAFFEHDIRPLLIKRCFECHSDETEKGNLRLDSRGALLAGGDSGAAIEPGKPAESLLIEAIRYESFEMPPAGKLPDAEIALLTKWIQMGAPWPGGDDAPIRHSAKDKITDEDRHYWAFQPLATVTPPELEEARWNGNPIDRFVRQQQIAAGVTPNAKADKLVLLRRVCFDLTGLPPTPEQTERFMEDPTPQAYEKLVDSLIDSPHFGERMATHWLDLVRYGESDGYRQDAYRPHAWRYRDYVINSFNQDKPYDQFVLEQLAGDEAAPNNPDAIVATGFLRHWIYEYNLRDVRSQWQVIMNDITDTTSDVFLGVGMGCAKCHDHKFDPLLQRDYFQLQAFFSPLMPRDDVPAASPKELAEYQAALTEWEAETRDIRTKIDELEAASIAATIQSQTTKFPEDIQEMMNKPVDQRSPLEHQLVALAFKQVNPVISRSRGKVGDAKKKAEYKQLQAELAKHPKPKPLPTVYSVSDVGPQAPPTYITGKERLGEISPDFLTVLDASPVSIESSGSSTGRRSELARWITSEDNALASRVIANRLWQWCFHRGLVATPNDFGNLGTPPSHPELLDWMSQEFIDQGRSMKSMIRLLVTSETYQLATTRTAAADKLDLENRTYWRSQVRRMSAEQVRDAMLAAAGKLDRTTGGPSVSGTTPRRSVYLKVIRNTREPLLDAFDFPERFSSSATRNTTTTPTQSLLLINGDFPLQQAERMAATIRKAGPTNEDRIRAAYISALSRKPTTAELEGAREFIQQQLAITREHTAAEKPLAIAKFQKIDKSGVRLQPDAEVSQLSARLQDFTGTSFTVESIVQLDSIYPDASVRTIASQWNGGNSQPGWNFGVTSEKSRYRPRNLIMQLVGANSLDQTVSEVIPSGIHFELGRPYYACVQYVRDDSGAAEVHFFVQDLTEKTAPLQTAVVKTEIIAGLRNEYPLVIGGRTGTKSCSFDGLVAEVRAVPSALSPDQLLIRQTNEVNEVVGHWKFAKPTGSLASLEGGVDLTSGDSAINSDTAAWVDFCHILLNSNEFLYVP comes from the coding sequence ATGAACGCACGTACGCTATTAGTTGCGTTTTTCTGCTGTTTGACCCTCGCCGTTCAAACTCCGATCAATGCTGACGATATATCGAAGGAGCAAGCAGCGTTCTTCGAGCATGATATTCGTCCGTTGCTGATCAAGCGCTGCTTCGAATGCCATAGCGACGAGACCGAGAAGGGGAATCTGCGTCTCGACTCACGCGGAGCATTACTTGCCGGCGGCGATAGCGGCGCTGCGATCGAACCTGGTAAGCCGGCAGAAAGCTTGCTGATCGAAGCGATCCGCTACGAAAGCTTCGAGATGCCCCCCGCTGGCAAATTGCCAGACGCCGAGATCGCACTGCTGACCAAGTGGATCCAGATGGGAGCGCCTTGGCCCGGCGGCGATGACGCGCCGATTCGCCATAGCGCGAAAGACAAGATCACGGACGAAGATCGCCACTACTGGGCGTTTCAACCGTTGGCAACAGTGACTCCGCCTGAGTTGGAAGAAGCGCGTTGGAACGGCAACCCGATTGATCGGTTTGTCCGGCAGCAGCAAATCGCCGCCGGAGTCACTCCCAACGCCAAAGCCGACAAGCTGGTGCTGCTGCGTCGCGTCTGTTTTGATCTGACAGGGCTCCCGCCAACTCCAGAACAAACGGAGCGGTTTATGGAGGATCCGACTCCCCAGGCATATGAAAAGTTGGTCGATTCGCTGATCGACAGTCCGCACTTTGGCGAACGCATGGCGACCCATTGGCTCGATCTGGTGCGCTACGGCGAGTCTGACGGCTACCGACAAGACGCTTATCGCCCCCACGCTTGGCGTTATCGCGATTACGTCATCAACAGCTTCAACCAAGACAAGCCGTACGATCAATTTGTGCTGGAGCAATTGGCCGGTGACGAAGCAGCGCCGAACAATCCGGACGCGATAGTCGCGACCGGTTTTCTGCGGCATTGGATCTATGAGTACAACCTGCGCGATGTCCGTTCGCAGTGGCAAGTCATCATGAACGATATTACTGACACGACCAGCGACGTCTTTCTGGGCGTCGGCATGGGCTGCGCCAAGTGTCACGACCACAAGTTTGACCCGTTGCTGCAGCGCGACTATTTCCAACTGCAGGCCTTTTTCTCACCTCTCATGCCGCGTGACGACGTTCCCGCCGCATCGCCCAAAGAACTTGCCGAATACCAAGCAGCACTCACCGAATGGGAAGCGGAAACGCGTGATATTCGCACCAAGATTGACGAACTGGAAGCAGCCTCGATTGCGGCGACCATCCAATCACAGACCACAAAATTCCCAGAAGACATCCAGGAAATGATGAATAAGCCGGTCGATCAACGTTCACCTCTTGAACACCAACTGGTCGCATTGGCGTTTAAGCAGGTCAATCCCGTGATCAGTCGAAGCCGCGGAAAGGTGGGCGACGCCAAAAAGAAGGCCGAATACAAACAGCTCCAAGCAGAACTGGCCAAACATCCGAAGCCAAAACCGCTGCCGACCGTCTATTCGGTCAGTGACGTCGGTCCACAGGCTCCGCCGACTTACATCACCGGCAAAGAACGGTTGGGAGAGATCTCGCCCGATTTTTTGACGGTACTCGACGCTTCGCCGGTTTCGATTGAATCCTCCGGCAGTTCGACGGGTCGACGATCCGAACTCGCTCGCTGGATTACCAGTGAAGACAACGCGTTGGCGAGCCGCGTCATCGCCAACCGACTCTGGCAATGGTGCTTTCATCGTGGTCTGGTCGCAACGCCCAACGATTTCGGCAACTTGGGAACGCCTCCATCGCATCCCGAGTTGCTCGATTGGATGTCGCAAGAGTTTATCGACCAAGGACGGAGCATGAAAAGCATGATTCGCTTGCTGGTCACTTCCGAGACGTATCAGCTTGCTACGACGCGTACCGCCGCCGCAGACAAGCTGGATCTTGAGAACCGCACCTATTGGCGCAGCCAAGTTCGCCGAATGTCGGCCGAGCAGGTGCGTGACGCGATGTTGGCTGCGGCCGGCAAGTTGGATCGCACCACCGGCGGCCCCAGCGTTAGCGGCACCACGCCGCGTCGCAGCGTCTATTTGAAAGTGATCCGCAATACGCGTGAACCGCTGCTGGATGCGTTTGATTTCCCCGAACGTTTCAGCAGCTCGGCGACCCGCAACACCACTACGACGCCGACACAATCGCTGCTATTGATCAACGGCGATTTCCCGCTGCAACAAGCCGAGCGAATGGCGGCCACCATTCGCAAAGCAGGCCCAACCAACGAAGATCGCATCCGCGCCGCCTACATATCAGCGCTGAGCCGCAAACCGACGACTGCCGAGTTGGAAGGGGCTCGCGAGTTCATTCAACAGCAACTGGCGATTACGCGTGAGCACACGGCCGCAGAAAAGCCGCTAGCGATCGCCAAGTTCCAAAAGATAGACAAGTCCGGCGTTCGTCTGCAACCAGACGCCGAAGTCTCGCAACTCTCGGCCAGGTTGCAAGATTTTACCGGGACCTCGTTCACGGTCGAATCGATCGTTCAGCTCGATTCGATCTACCCTGACGCGTCCGTGCGGACGATCGCGTCTCAATGGAACGGCGGCAATTCCCAGCCTGGTTGGAACTTTGGCGTGACCAGCGAAAAATCACGCTATAGGCCCCGCAATCTGATTATGCAGTTGGTCGGCGCCAACTCGCTGGATCAAACCGTCTCTGAAGTGATTCCATCCGGCATTCATTTCGAGCTCGGACGTCCTTACTATGCCTGCGTGCAGTATGTTCGCGATGACTCCGGCGCCGCTGAAGTTCACTTCTTCGTACAAGACCTGACAGAGAAGACAGCGCCGCTGCAAACCGCGGTGGTGAAGACTGAAATCATCGCCGGCCTGCGAAACGAGTATCCCTTGGTGATCGGTGGTCGCACCGGCACGAAAAGTTGTTCTTTTGACGGACTGGTCGCCGAAGTCCGCGCGGTTCCGTCGGCACTGTCGCCCGATCAATTGTTGATTCGGCAAACCAACGAAGTAAACGAAGTGGTCGGTCACTGGAAGTTCGCCAAGCCGACCGGTTCGCTGGCGTCGCTCGAAGGGGGCGTCGACCTCACCTCCGGCGACTCGGCGATCAACTCAGATACGGCCGCCTGGGTCGACTTCTGCCATATTTTGCTCAATTCCAACGAATTTCTTTACGTACCATAG
- a CDS encoding glycoside hydrolase family 88 protein encodes MTNERIAKYESALQFAQQQVAHVVETYPDYLPIYTEEGKWKHGGELWTDWCGGFFAGMMWQFTLRTGDATWRERAEHYSKLLEHRQHDRDVHDLGFIFLSTYLPWYQLTSDNAIHDVLIQAGRTLAMRFKEKGQYLRSFVSDDSLFIDIMMNVPIIFYAANETGDEELMRKAVAHCRTTRDKIVRANGSTAHEGMFDLETGEFLHESTHQGLQGDSAWARGLAWSLYGYSKVYALTQREEFLEVAERNADYWLANLPADGVPLWDFDADVNAPLPFGPQKESSAGAIAASGLLDLAKQTKDPAKAEAYRATALKMLDAMVEPEYLAINDPGWEGILKHGVYHTAKDLGVDESVMWGEYFFVEGLTKVVREAK; translated from the coding sequence ATGACGAACGAGCGCATCGCAAAATACGAATCGGCCCTTCAGTTCGCCCAACAGCAAGTCGCGCATGTCGTGGAAACCTATCCCGACTATCTGCCGATCTATACGGAAGAGGGGAAGTGGAAGCATGGGGGAGAATTGTGGACCGATTGGTGCGGCGGTTTCTTCGCCGGAATGATGTGGCAGTTTACGCTGCGAACCGGCGACGCGACCTGGCGCGAGCGGGCCGAACATTACAGCAAACTGCTGGAGCATCGTCAGCATGATCGGGACGTGCATGATCTGGGATTCATCTTTCTCAGCACCTACCTTCCCTGGTATCAACTGACCAGCGACAACGCGATTCATGACGTGCTGATTCAAGCCGGTCGAACGTTGGCGATGCGGTTTAAAGAAAAGGGACAGTACCTGCGCAGCTTTGTTTCGGATGATTCGCTGTTTATCGACATCATGATGAACGTGCCGATCATCTTTTACGCCGCCAACGAAACCGGTGACGAAGAGCTGATGCGCAAAGCGGTCGCGCATTGCCGGACCACCCGCGACAAGATTGTGCGCGCCAACGGTTCGACGGCGCATGAAGGGATGTTTGATCTGGAGACCGGCGAGTTTCTGCACGAATCGACCCATCAAGGCTTGCAAGGCGACAGCGCTTGGGCCCGCGGTTTGGCTTGGTCGCTGTATGGCTACAGCAAAGTCTATGCGTTGACGCAGAGGGAAGAGTTTTTGGAAGTCGCCGAACGGAACGCCGACTACTGGCTCGCGAATCTGCCGGCCGACGGCGTGCCGCTATGGGACTTTGACGCCGATGTGAACGCTCCCCTCCCCTTCGGCCCGCAAAAAGAAAGTTCGGCCGGCGCGATCGCGGCCAGCGGACTGTTGGATCTGGCCAAGCAGACCAAAGACCCGGCGAAGGCCGAAGCGTATCGAGCGACCGCGTTGAAGATGCTGGATGCGATGGTCGAGCCTGAGTACCTGGCGATCAACGATCCAGGCTGGGAAGGAATCTTGAAGCACGGCGTCTACCACACAGCCAAAGACCTGGGCGTTGATGAATCCGTAATGTGGGGCGAATATTTCTTTGTCGAAGGTTTGACGAAGGTCGTTCGCGAAGCGAAGTAG
- a CDS encoding PQQ-binding-like beta-propeller repeat protein yields the protein MTLERLFACGTIVVSLLIRSPRAHIGLVLLVIGVFMGGQASAQSSAEWIQFRGPTQQGIASSVKLPTEWGPETNITWRKELPGVGWSSPVTADGRIYLTTAVPLGEGRKADQSLRTVCLDADSGDVVWDVEVFQQDGETAPKIHTKNSHASATPILEGPFVYVHFGHMGTACLRKQDGSIVWGKQELAYKPTHGNGGSPVLFGDNLIFSIDANEKQAVIALHKATGDIVWQTPRNVPDLPKYFAFCTPLLIEVNGQTQLISQGSGAVMSLDPHNGQEIWRVTYGDGYSVVPRPIFANGLVYVCTGYDRSSLIAMRPDGHGDVTETHVEFILDRNVPYNPSPVAVDDAVYMISDNGILSCVDGITGDVRWKNRIGGNFSASLLTANGLIYMLDEAGKSTIVRHADEYEEVAQNDLAERALASFGIHNDAILLRTEKALYRIENK from the coding sequence ATGACACTTGAGCGCCTGTTTGCCTGCGGTACGATCGTCGTCTCCCTCCTGATACGCTCCCCGAGAGCGCACATCGGCTTGGTGCTGCTGGTCATCGGCGTTTTCATGGGCGGCCAAGCCAGCGCCCAGTCATCCGCCGAATGGATTCAATTCCGCGGCCCGACCCAGCAAGGAATCGCAAGCAGCGTCAAGTTGCCGACCGAGTGGGGACCCGAGACCAACATCACCTGGCGGAAAGAGTTGCCCGGCGTTGGTTGGTCGTCGCCGGTGACGGCCGATGGTCGCATCTATCTGACCACGGCCGTTCCGTTGGGAGAGGGCCGGAAAGCCGATCAATCGCTCCGAACCGTTTGTCTGGATGCAGATTCAGGCGACGTGGTCTGGGATGTAGAGGTGTTCCAGCAAGATGGCGAAACCGCTCCGAAGATCCATACCAAGAACAGCCATGCCAGTGCGACGCCGATCCTTGAGGGACCGTTCGTCTATGTCCACTTTGGGCACATGGGCACGGCCTGTCTCCGCAAGCAGGATGGTTCGATCGTGTGGGGCAAACAAGAGCTCGCCTACAAACCGACGCATGGCAACGGCGGTTCGCCGGTCCTGTTTGGCGACAACTTAATCTTCAGCATCGACGCCAACGAAAAGCAAGCGGTGATCGCGCTTCACAAAGCGACCGGCGACATCGTCTGGCAAACGCCGCGCAACGTGCCGGACCTACCCAAGTATTTCGCCTTCTGCACGCCGCTGTTGATCGAAGTGAACGGTCAGACTCAACTCATCTCGCAAGGCAGCGGCGCCGTTATGTCGCTCGATCCGCACAATGGCCAAGAGATTTGGCGCGTCACCTACGGAGACGGTTACTCGGTCGTCCCGCGTCCGATCTTCGCCAACGGTCTGGTCTACGTCTGCACCGGCTACGACCGCTCCTCACTGATCGCGATGCGGCCAGACGGTCATGGAGATGTGACCGAAACGCACGTCGAGTTCATCCTCGATCGCAACGTCCCCTACAATCCTTCCCCGGTCGCGGTCGATGACGCCGTCTACATGATCTCGGATAACGGCATTCTCTCGTGCGTCGATGGAATCACCGGAGACGTCCGCTGGAAGAACCGCATCGGTGGAAATTTTTCCGCCTCCCTGCTCACCGCCAACGGCCTGATCTACATGCTGGACGAAGCCGGCAAATCCACCATCGTGCGTCATGCTGACGAGTACGAAGAGGTCGCCCAAAACGACCTGGCGGAACGAGCGCTCGCCAGCTTCGGCATCCACAACGACGCGATCTTACTGCGAACCGAGAAAGCCCTCTATCGAATCGAGAACAAGTAG
- the tsaE gene encoding tRNA (adenosine(37)-N6)-threonylcarbamoyltransferase complex ATPase subunit type 1 TsaE → MNDAANRQIELKLSSEVDTDRLGRLLAELLPDGTTIALLGTLGAGKTRLVKAIAAACEIDPQTVISPTFVLVQEYDAKRQLYHMDAYRIQDDDEFLELGPEEYFNSEGLTFVEWADRVVGCMPRSYVEIEIFVVGETERRVTIAPQGKAPADWIKQLATRYATSSS, encoded by the coding sequence ATGAATGACGCCGCCAATCGTCAGATCGAGTTGAAACTTTCCTCTGAAGTTGACACTGACCGGTTAGGTCGTCTGCTGGCCGAACTACTGCCTGACGGAACTACCATTGCACTGCTGGGAACCTTGGGCGCCGGCAAAACGCGACTCGTGAAAGCGATCGCCGCCGCGTGCGAGATCGATCCGCAAACTGTCATCAGCCCCACTTTCGTGCTGGTGCAAGAATACGATGCAAAGCGTCAGCTCTACCACATGGACGCCTACCGCATCCAAGATGACGATGAGTTCCTGGAGCTAGGCCCGGAAGAATATTTTAACTCCGAAGGGCTCACCTTCGTCGAATGGGCCGATCGCGTCGTCGGCTGCATGCCGCGCAGCTATGTCGAGATCGAAATTTTTGTAGTCGGCGAAACCGAACGGCGAGTCACCATCGCCCCCCAAGGAAAAGCCCCGGCCGATTGGATCAAGCAATTAGCGACCCGCTACGCGACTTCCTCTTCGTAG
- a CDS encoding tRNA (cytidine(34)-2'-O)-methyltransferase produces MKYSPVIHIVLHEPEIPPNTGNIGRTCVAIGAKLWLVKPLGFRVDDRELKRAGMDYWQHLEWEVVENWAHLQERLKDRRFFYLTKTAKRSYTTVDFQLEDAIVLGAESKGLPPELLAATPENNISVPMRTEVRSLNLSATAATVAYEAVRQLTLAGQAKLPIGESPIG; encoded by the coding sequence TTGAAATACTCGCCTGTCATCCATATCGTTCTGCACGAACCCGAAATCCCCCCCAACACCGGCAATATCGGCCGCACCTGCGTCGCGATCGGGGCCAAACTCTGGCTGGTCAAACCGCTCGGCTTTCGGGTCGATGATCGCGAATTAAAACGCGCCGGCATGGACTATTGGCAACACCTAGAATGGGAAGTGGTCGAGAACTGGGCTCACCTGCAAGAGCGACTTAAAGACCGACGATTCTTCTACTTAACCAAAACGGCCAAACGTTCTTACACGACCGTCGATTTCCAACTGGAAGATGCGATCGTGCTGGGCGCCGAGTCCAAAGGTCTGCCGCCAGAACTGTTGGCCGCGACGCCCGAAAACAACATCTCGGTCCCGATGCGAACCGAAGTCCGCAGTCTCAACCTCTCGGCCACCGCCGCCACGGTCGCCTACGAAGCGGTCCGCCAACTCACGCTCGCCGGTCAGGCAAAATTACCGATCGGCGAGTCCCCGATCGGCTAA
- a CDS encoding CHAD domain-containing protein translates to MTIKKVKWLDSVKPDTLVSKVARIALQERLDLVRYYLPLAARKADENIEYVHQLRVSVRRSQAALELFQPLEPMRRSEKLRKRLKKIRRAAGEPRDLDVFIARLTDEHEKSDKVAAQTLKQMRAMRKESQTSLIEIAAWAKGKNLARKFDQFIPRIRWRDTGAEDSLQTVGPLYLDPVMLQFFYQAEQTLAAPDTLHQLRIQAKRLRYAMELTAVAFDEGFRRDLYPYFETVQDRLGQVNDHATAIIKIAAWADKIEDPVVVDYLHGVMAREEAAYREESESFRQWWTTDLIADLKLRFDHYLRVSID, encoded by the coding sequence TTGACGATCAAAAAAGTGAAATGGCTGGATAGCGTCAAACCAGACACGCTGGTGTCCAAGGTTGCGCGCATTGCGCTGCAAGAGCGTCTCGATCTGGTTCGCTACTATTTGCCGCTCGCTGCGCGCAAAGCGGATGAAAATATCGAATATGTGCATCAGTTGCGCGTCTCGGTGCGTCGTTCGCAAGCTGCGCTGGAGTTGTTTCAACCGCTCGAACCGATGCGCCGTTCAGAGAAGCTGCGGAAGCGGCTAAAAAAAATCCGCCGAGCCGCCGGTGAGCCCCGCGATCTGGATGTGTTTATAGCGCGCTTGACCGACGAACATGAGAAGAGCGACAAGGTCGCAGCGCAGACGCTCAAACAAATGCGAGCGATGCGGAAAGAATCGCAAACGTCGCTCATTGAGATCGCCGCCTGGGCGAAAGGGAAAAACCTCGCACGCAAGTTTGATCAGTTTATCCCGCGAATTCGCTGGCGCGACACCGGCGCCGAAGATAGCTTGCAGACGGTGGGGCCGCTTTATTTGGATCCAGTGATGCTGCAGTTTTTCTATCAGGCCGAACAAACGTTGGCGGCGCCTGACACGCTGCATCAATTGCGGATTCAAGCGAAACGATTGCGTTATGCAATGGAGTTGACGGCAGTTGCGTTTGACGAAGGATTTCGCCGAGATCTCTATCCCTATTTCGAGACGGTCCAGGATCGATTGGGACAGGTCAACGATCATGCGACCGCGATCATCAAGATCGCCGCGTGGGCCGACAAAATAGAGGACCCGGTCGTGGTCGACTACCTACACGGCGTCATGGCGCGGGAAGAAGCGGCTTACCGCGAAGAGTCAGAGTCTTTTCGGCAATGGTGGACGACCGATTTAATCGCTGACCTCAAGCTTCGATTTGACCACTATCTCCGCGTCTCGATCGATTAA
- a CDS encoding SixA phosphatase family protein has product MPQRKLILMRHAKSSWKGGLSDHERPLNGRGRAAAPLVAAELQKCGWAPEMVVASNARRTVETWERMRENFSPQPPIVLDASLYLSGYSELVSAAAQLPDFCLSALFLGHNPGWEMAASQLAGQSLEMATGMAVLLTVESVTWQSAFSRGEWKLVSIIRPRELDQEHTDIH; this is encoded by the coding sequence ATGCCCCAGCGAAAACTCATCTTGATGCGACACGCCAAGAGCTCTTGGAAAGGGGGCTTATCGGATCATGAGCGTCCCTTAAATGGGCGAGGACGCGCCGCGGCTCCGCTCGTCGCGGCGGAATTACAGAAGTGCGGCTGGGCGCCTGAGATGGTCGTCGCGAGCAATGCACGGCGTACGGTGGAAACTTGGGAGCGGATGCGGGAGAACTTTTCTCCCCAGCCGCCAATCGTCCTGGATGCGAGTCTCTACCTCAGCGGCTACTCTGAGCTGGTCAGCGCTGCGGCCCAATTACCCGACTTCTGCTTATCGGCCCTTTTCTTAGGGCATAACCCCGGATGGGAAATGGCGGCCAGCCAACTGGCGGGCCAGTCGCTAGAAATGGCGACCGGAATGGCGGTCCTGCTTACTGTCGAATCGGTCACCTGGCAGTCGGCGTTTTCGCGCGGCGAATGGAAATTGGTATCGATTATCCGGCCTCGCGAACTCGATCAGGAACATACCGACATTCATTAG